The following coding sequences are from one Eucalyptus grandis isolate ANBG69807.140 chromosome 11, ASM1654582v1, whole genome shotgun sequence window:
- the LOC104444109 gene encoding uncharacterized protein LOC104444109, which yields MGNCLFGGFGEANQEIVKVAAPNGGVMEFYAPIAVRTIADEFPGHGVFRAHDLFWNPLPLHEELVAGESYYLLPYNVGDRSKSRDQKLLLGNEVVREGHVRSTSIPSSLVAPYRMSLDYQGALKRSYTEVFSRDSGKSNNGVWKVKLVICPEQLLEILSQECRTQELIESVRAVVKCGNSPAPGGFSDQWSLPSSASRSGFSKTEGVVDI from the coding sequence ATGGGGAATTGCCTCTTTGGAGGCTTCGGAGAGGCTAATCAAGAGATCGTCAAGGTGGCAGCGCCCAACGGCGGGGTCATGGAGTTCTACGCCCCGATTGCCGTTCGAACCATCGCCGACGAGTTCCCGGGCCACGGCGTCTTCCGTGCGCACGACCTCTTCTGGAATCCGCTCCCTCTCCACGAGGAGCTGGTGGCAGGAGAGTCGTACTACTTGCTCCCTTACAACGTTGGCGACCGCAGCAAATCGCGAGATCAAAAGCTGTTATTAGGTAACGAGGTCGTGAGAGAAGGCCATGTCCGCTCCACTAGCATACCGTCGTCGCTCGTCGCGCCGTACCGGATGTCGCTGGATTACCAAGGCGCGCTGAAGAGGTCGTACACCGAGGTCTTCTCTAGGGACAGCGGCAAGAGCAACAATGGGGTTTGGAAGGTGAAGCTTGTGATTTGTCCGGAGCAGCTGCTCGAGATATTATCACAAGAATGCCGGACGCAGGAGCTGATCGAGAGCGTTCGAGCCGTCGTGAAGTGTGGGAACAGCCCGGCACCCGGCGGGTTCTCCGACCAGTGGAGCCTCCCAAGCAGTGCCAGTAGGAGTGGTTTCTCTAAGACTGAAGGCGTGGTGGATATTTAG